In the genome of Cetobacterium ceti, one region contains:
- a CDS encoding FomA family porin-like outer membrane protein: MKKKILLSTIITSLFISASALANTTETFVPNGSMGINSDLYGNAGKYKTAASNSTANFNYNFAKDWNLNLQWERSFNLYDFNSNSDNQVNNNGSDIQGGLNYNHGYLGNTKIKWTSSVNVKNEATLTSTKNQGTTNATYTWITTSFDFAEYLPGSQYAKATQFAVMPMYTYGWTRSGADGHMNSGALALLTNWQLPANFTFQLNAFVMKEWYNGSMKLTDTRKDDNAWYGAFYAHLNYSHDLYNFSENTKLGFNFIGGLDPYMISNRSASQWFPFQLGEQQYQWEDATVTTSGKYNHTYTAFALPQLQLTSNVTNDITVTAYVGAKYANQVWGQTQAQWKLQPVGGVGVSYSF; this comes from the coding sequence ATGAAGAAGAAAATTTTATTAAGCACAATTATTACATCTTTATTTATTTCTGCAAGTGCTTTGGCAAACACAACAGAGACTTTTGTTCCAAATGGATCTATGGGAATAAATTCTGATTTATATGGAAATGCAGGAAAATATAAAACAGCTGCATCTAATTCTACAGCAAACTTTAATTATAATTTTGCTAAAGATTGGAATTTAAATTTACAATGGGAAAGATCTTTTAATTTATATGATTTTAATTCAAATTCGGATAATCAAGTAAATAATAATGGTAGTGATATTCAAGGTGGCTTAAACTACAATCATGGATATTTAGGAAACACAAAGATTAAATGGACTTCAAGTGTAAATGTAAAAAATGAGGCTACATTAACATCTACTAAGAACCAAGGAACAACAAATGCAACTTACACATGGATTACAACTTCCTTTGATTTTGCTGAATATTTACCAGGATCACAATATGCAAAAGCCACTCAATTTGCTGTTATGCCAATGTATACATATGGATGGACAAGAAGTGGTGCAGATGGACATATGAATTCAGGAGCTTTAGCTTTATTAACAAATTGGCAATTACCAGCAAACTTTACATTCCAATTAAATGCCTTTGTAATGAAAGAATGGTATAACGGTTCTATGAAGTTAACTGATACAAGAAAAGATGATAACGCATGGTATGGAGCTTTTTATGCCCACTTAAATTATTCACATGATTTATATAACTTCAGTGAAAATACTAAATTAGGATTTAATTTCATAGGTGGATTAGACCCATATATGATTTCAAATAGAAGTGCCTCTCAATGGTTCCCATTCCAACTTGGAGAACAACAATATCAATGGGAAGATGCAACAGTAACAACATCTGGAAAATATAATCACACATATACTGCCTTTGCATTACCTCAATTACAATTAACAAGTAATGTTACAAATGATATAACTGTAACAGCTTATGTAGGGGCTAAATATGCTAACCAAGTTTGGGGACAAACTCAAGCTCAATGGAAACTACAACCAGTTGGTGGAGTAGGAGTATCTTATTCATTCTAA
- a CDS encoding DMT family transporter produces MNIKNNGVFLTMLSSITFGFAFTLGPLTYSLGSNPVTLTFLRNFLSLPFLIIIILVLKINLKVTKKQLLHLTILGFIGNAITTLLLNIAFALVDVGIVTPIHFTYPIFVTIGCALFFKEKFNKQKLLALIISMSGISCFFFSALGGEQSDGKETLLGLLLAVLSGVFYAFYIIYMDKSGLKNEDPFKITFYVALASTLGMFLYGNFTNKLTLGTLTNKAWVISCVFAFLCTVIALSLLQLGIKNVGPSTAAVISTFEPITSVIFGAILLGEHITFIKIIACILIFIGVLILSFSKSKEKPKIYCSSKN; encoded by the coding sequence GTGAATATAAAAAATAATGGTGTGTTCTTAACGATGCTTTCCTCTATAACTTTTGGATTTGCCTTTACATTAGGTCCATTAACCTATTCTTTAGGAAGTAATCCTGTTACTTTAACTTTTTTAAGAAATTTTTTAAGTTTACCTTTTCTTATAATTATAATATTGGTTCTTAAAATTAATTTAAAAGTTACTAAAAAACAGTTACTTCACCTGACGATCCTAGGTTTTATAGGGAATGCCATAACAACACTATTATTGAATATCGCTTTTGCTTTAGTTGATGTAGGAATAGTTACTCCTATCCATTTTACATATCCAATTTTTGTTACCATTGGATGTGCATTATTTTTTAAAGAAAAATTTAATAAACAGAAATTATTAGCTTTAATAATTTCAATGTCTGGTATTTCATGTTTCTTTTTCTCTGCTTTAGGGGGAGAACAATCTGATGGAAAAGAAACTTTGTTGGGGTTATTGTTAGCAGTTTTAAGTGGTGTTTTTTATGCATTTTATATTATTTATATGGATAAAAGTGGATTGAAAAATGAAGATCCTTTTAAAATCACATTTTATGTTGCTTTAGCCTCAACTCTAGGTATGTTCTTATATGGGAATTTTACCAATAAATTAACTCTTGGTACCCTTACAAATAAAGCTTGGGTTATTTCATGTGTCTTTGCTTTTTTATGTACGGTTATTGCTTTATCCTTATTACAATTAGGGATAAAAAATGTAGGTCCAAGTACTGCAGCTGTTATTAGTACTTTTGAACCTATTACAAGTGTCATATTTGGTGCCATTCTTTTAGGAGAACATATAACTTTTATAAAAATAATCGCTTGTATTTTAATTTTTATAGGAGTTTTGATTCTATCTTTTAGTAAGAGTAAAGAGAAACCTAAAATATATTGTTCTTCTAAAAATTAA
- a CDS encoding creatininase, which produces MFEHVKMNNMTWQEFAKKKDDVIILPIGATEQHGPHLPLCVDSVIAEEFALRIADKINGVVAPILSYGYKSKPLSGGGPLFPGTIDLNGATLQHLVMDLIDEFVKDGFKKIYIFSAHFENEAFIVEAMDLASAKHGDKVQLLLTNWWDPMSPDVIDKIFTEVPFPGWALEHAAVTETSLMMYFRPELVREDAILEMENAKPGTYFRYPIEKDIVPETGVLASAKSSSPEKGKIIVDDAIENILKIIDKAFK; this is translated from the coding sequence ATGTTTGAACATGTAAAAATGAACAATATGACATGGCAAGAATTTGCTAAGAAAAAGGATGATGTCATAATACTACCAATAGGAGCTACAGAACAACACGGACCACATTTACCATTATGTGTAGATTCAGTTATTGCAGAAGAGTTTGCCTTAAGAATTGCAGATAAAATCAATGGAGTTGTAGCACCGATTCTTTCTTACGGATACAAATCTAAACCTTTAAGTGGTGGTGGACCATTATTTCCAGGAACAATTGATTTAAATGGAGCTACTCTTCAACATTTAGTAATGGATTTAATTGATGAATTTGTTAAGGATGGATTTAAGAAAATTTATATATTTAGTGCCCATTTTGAAAATGAAGCCTTTATTGTAGAAGCGATGGATTTAGCATCAGCTAAACACGGGGATAAAGTACAACTTTTATTAACTAACTGGTGGGATCCAATGAGTCCTGATGTTATTGATAAAATATTTACAGAAGTACCATTTCCAGGTTGGGCATTAGAACATGCAGCAGTAACTGAAACTTCTTTAATGATGTATTTTAGACCTGAACTTGTAAGAGAAGATGCTATACTTGAAATGGAAAATGCAAAACCAGGAACATATTTTAGATATCCAATTGAAAAAGATATAGTTCCAGAAACTGGAGTATTAGCTTCTGCTAAGTCTTCTTCTCCTGAAAAAGGAAAAATAATTGTAGATGATGCCATTGAAAATATTCTAAAAATAATTGATAAGGCCTTTAAGTAG